The segment AAATGTACCTTTCAAAATGTTCATGATTAATTTAGGCATACGTTGCTTAATTTGTAATTAATTAGAAACATATTTTTGTTATCAATTTCTAGTTGAATTACataattgtaaaatatatatgtaacaaatatatgtatatatagctaTAAATATTTGTGCTTTATTAAGTCCTTTGAAATGTATTGCAATTATGTCATGGCTTAGTGTATTGTCTACTTTGGTGATTGCCTCATGAGGTATTTGAGATGAATGGAATAGTTCcacaaatgttttctttccccatttccaCACTAACACGGATTCTACCAACTTGCCTGTCTGAAAATATATGACAAAGTATGTGACAAACTTTATCTGCATGTGAAACAAACTTCAAatgacttattcagaaattagCATTCATAATGTTTTGATATCATCTTCAAACAAAGCTTAAATTTGAACAGATTTGTCTACGTTGAAGGTCATATTTTAAACAAGAGtctctatatttttttcttgccaaTTCTGGACTTTTCCCTTTGGGCAACATGACCTCATTTTTTTATACTTTCCCCCGGGGGACATGACTCTATATAAGTCCTGTTCTACATGGTAATTATCCTATTGGCATCTCTGGAGATAAAGAGTcaccataaaaattataattaatgtCCCATTGAATTTAATTAGACAAGTATCACCCTTTGAGATACACCAACTAAAAGACTCTGTAACATGTACAGTAGTTCAAATGTAGGTAAAGTGTTTACAAATCTTTGCCCTTACCTCACAGGACACTCTTTCATGAACTGAAATGATGGactcaaaatataataaagtatgtATATGAAACTGTTCTCCATCCTTCAGGAAACTCAAAGCTCAACAGTGCTGTATGAAGCCAAGAGAGTATACTGATTGAGAATCAAAATATTGGAAAGATTATTTCACTATTTCACTTTCATTGgtataaaagacaaaaagaaaaatttgtatgTAAATAATTCATACACAATTTACAGTTTTCTCTCCAATCAAAATGTTGAATTGTATTTGTTAGTGATATGAACAAATCCTGAACAACAATGAATCTTTCAATTCTCTGTTCACAATCAAGATTCGGAGTTCTTTAGTAATGCACCATTGATATTCACTTTGAAAATCCcaactttttgaaatggaatgtTTTTCCAAATGATTGAGATGAAATAGATTTCCTGCAAACATGGAAAAAGCTAGTCACATGGAAACAGTTCAACATGCTGCATGAATCTTGctctctgtgtcctcagagaTGGCATCAGTGGGAGAAGACCAAGGGAGAAGACAGAAGAGCCCAGAACGTGGGTTGAATGTCTGTCTGCTTATGCAGGTAACCCAGGAAGGGTATTTATACACAAGATTCTGAGCCAGGCTTTACACTTTGCAAGAGTACATTGGTGGTGTGAGAATCCACTCTTTCAGAAGTCCTCTTTTGTTAGGAATCCTTTGTGATTACTAAGATATGTGGAAATTCATTCTATCTTCTAGTATTCTTTTTAGATGTTTTTGCATTACAATGATCTGGAATAAATTGACCTTCTCTAAGATAAACTAGTCTTAGAAACTAATTTCAAGTGTAATTAACTGGGGATGTGTTCATGGGCAGATAATTGTAAATCTGATGATAGTCTCAATTAATATGTTCTCTACATATTGCTTATTAAtctgataaaaattaaaagatgatgtAGCATCTATAGACCTTGATTGAATGGGTTTCAAGAACCCAAGGTAATGCTGCAGTAAGCAAACTGTTACTTCAGTTTCCACTTTTCTGTTCCCAGCTGAGCTTCAGTGTACTATTATATGTTTGTTGGCCATTGAGATGTATTCttcccttaatttttaaattatattttaaatttcttttatatttaatttatatttttattacataagtGCTTAGAGatctttgtctattttagatagaCAGATCTGTGTAAATCCTCTACAATGTAAATCTCCAAACTACTTTTGTCTATTGACATTGTATCTTTTACTAAATccttaataattctttttttgaaattgttAAATATATCTCTTAGGAATTGCAATGATCTGTTAAGAAGATTTTTCCACTCATAGAGATGAAAAAATTATCTCCTTAATtggtaaaaagtaaaataaacctaGCTTTGGCATTTTTCATTAaaactttaattcatttttatttttgtatcaggTATTAGCTATATGTACAATTTTATTACCTTACAGATGGAAAGTGATATATGGCTACTTGGTTATTAATAATGTGTGCCTTTCCCATGTATGTCTCTTAATTACTTGCCTCTCCATTACTCTGAAAAAATTTGTGAGGGTAGTGGTAAGGTTTTAATCAACATTGTATGATAATATCTGAAAGTACTGGAACATAAACCATATTGATATttgctgaaagaataaacaaattatcTTAAGATTTCAGAAGCTTACTGGTAATAATATTTACAGGTAACTTTGTCCTGATCTCTGCAATAAAACATACAGAAGATTCTATGGAACAAAGGAGGAATGTGACTGAGTTTGTCCTCTTGGGGCTCACTCAGAGCCCCCAGGgtcagaaaatattatttcttgtGTTCTTGCTCATCTACATGGTGACAATGGTGGGCAACCTCCTCATTGTCGTGACTGTGGTGGTCAGCCCAACCCTGGATTCCCCTATGTACTTCTTTCTTGgctatttatcatttatggatgcTGTTTATTCTACTACATTCACCCCAAATATGATTATAGACTTATTAAGTGAGAAGAAAACCATTTCATTCCAAGCTTGCATGACCCAGCTTTTTATAGGGCATTTATTGGGTGGTGCTGAGGTTTTACTCTTGGTGGTCATGTCttatgaccgctatgtggccatctgtaaaCCTTTGCATTATTTGACAATCATGAATCAGCGAGTGTGTgtactgctgctgctgttgcccTGGGTCGGTGGGTTTTTACATGCTTTAGCTCATCCTCTCTTTGTTTATAACCTTCCCTTCTGTGGCCCCAATGTCATTGACCACTTCATCTGTGACATGTACCCTTTGTTAAAACTTGCCTGCTCTGACACCTACACTATTGGCCTCACTGTGGTTGCCAATGATGGGGCAATCTGTGTGGTCATCTTTATGCTCTTACTCATCTCCTATGGTGTCATTCTGCACTCCCTGAAGAATCTTAGTCAGGAAGGCAGGCACAAAGCCTTATCCACCTGTGGCTCCCACATTACTGTGGTTGTCTTCTACTTTGTGCCCTGCATTTTTATGTATGTGAGACCTCCTTCTACCTTACCCATTGATAAATCCTTGACAGTGTTTTATACCATTATCACCCCTATGTTGAACCCTCTAATCTATAGTCTGAGAAATGGAGAGATGAAAAATGCCATGAAAAGGCTCTGGGCAAGTGTAAGAAATTGAGGTGTCAGGGATAGATATAGATAAAGATAGTGTATATCACCTATTTTCAATGAAGAATGTGTTCATTCCAGTAGAAGTCATGTGTGATTATTTAACTGTGGTAAATTTCTCCTCAGGTTTTATAACTTGGGcatgatgaaaaatatttattatgtgagTATTTCAAATGATCATAATAAACTTTTAATACTTTCATAATttcctatatatatctatatatctatatatatagatatagatatgtatttcctagatagatgatagatagatagtttgaaatatattttttaagatttttacaaTTTCCCAGGACAATATTTATAGTTTGGGGTATATAATGTCTCTTTTGAGAATATAGATTTATGTTCTACATGATGAGTTAAGCAAGAGTTAAtattgtagatttattttagttagtggaagattttctctttttactctctTAAATTATGTAAACTTTCTCATGATTATTAGGACTCATTGTTAGTTTTCAGATAACAATAGAGGTATGACATAAAAAGTTTATTCACTCCATTCCACACAAAGACAGCCCATATTAACCTTGAGGGATATATCTTTTTTGTGTCTGTAAGGtactttgcatattttatttttttatattgctTAGCATGCTAACATTGAAGAATAGTGATGTTTCAATTGAGATACTAGTCATAAAGTGGTTAACTTTATAAAAATCAGCTGAATGAACAAGGTGTATATAGAGAGGAATAACcaaatctcatttattttcccaGTTGGGTAATCATATTTTCTCCTCAAGTGGAGCAGCTTTGTTTGGATTTATATTTTCATACAGATGATCGATTCGTCTTCCCAGTGGTTTAGAATATCTGGTAATACATCTGCTCCTTTCCATATCcctggctccttttttttttttttttaacttactgtgTTTCATAGCCTTCTATAGAGACACAGCTCTGCCTCTCATCTGTAAACTTATCATAAACCATAATCCACAAACTTCAGCAGGAACTACAGAACTTGATACCAGGTATTTTGAGTGGTATTACTGTTAAAATAAATGCTGACTATATATGCAATTCTTGTCTCTCTTATTAATGAGATACAGATTGCTAGGTAATCAAGAGATCACTATACACTGTTTTATGTGACATATCAATCATAAAATAGTCTCTCTCTCTGAATCAaggttgaaataaaatattatctgcCTCTAAATGGTCAGAAGCATGTGGCCAAAGAAATTTACTATTCTGCCTCCATTAGTTCATCTTGATTTATGAGGGGCAAAGTCTTTGGATCAGTGGGTAATTTTCACTAGTAAATCACACTGTATGAGAAACCTCATACCCTGACTTTTATCCCTGTTAAATGGAGATTTCTTATATTACCTCAAAGTCTTCTCAAATA is part of the Camelus bactrianus isolate YW-2024 breed Bactrian camel chromosome 30, ASM4877302v1, whole genome shotgun sequence genome and harbors:
- the LOC141573265 gene encoding olfactory receptor 4A15-like; the protein is MEQRRNVTEFVLLGLTQSPQGQKILFLVFLLIYMVTMVGNLLIVVTVVVSPTLDSPMYFFLGYLSFMDAVYSTTFTPNMIIDLLSEKKTISFQACMTQLFIGHLLGGAEVLLLVVMSYDRYVAICKPLHYLTIMNQRVCVLLLLLPWVGGFLHALAHPLFVYNLPFCGPNVIDHFICDMYPLLKLACSDTYTIGLTVVANDGAICVVIFMLLLISYGVILHSLKNLSQEGRHKALSTCGSHITVVVFYFVPCIFMYVRPPSTLPIDKSLTVFYTIITPMLNPLIYSLRNGEMKNAMKRLWAS